Proteins from a genomic interval of Orbaceae bacterium lpD02:
- a CDS encoding LysR substrate-binding domain-containing protein yields the protein MNLQQLRIIREAARCNYNLTEVANTLYTSQSGVSRHIKELEDELNIELFIRQGKRLVNMTEPGLELVIIAERILNEISNIRRLSTSFSTKDEGSLVIATTHSQARYILPNVIKLFSAEFPQVNLIINQASSEDISQMLLNGEADIGIDKQKMASSSIVTYPFYRWHYAVIAPKSHPLAGEKQITLAMLNRLPLITYRTGVFPRNSIDVAFSSAGLAPNIILSAQESDVIKAYVEAGLGIGILVDKMFDIKHNSQLIKIDSEHLFSSHIAWIGLKRYQLQRNYIWRFIQLCNQELSIKQIKASAHASEDKWHTIDYQI from the coding sequence ATGAATTTACAGCAGTTAAGAATTATTCGCGAAGCTGCTCGTTGTAACTATAACCTAACTGAAGTCGCAAACACGTTGTATACCTCACAATCTGGCGTGAGCCGACATATCAAAGAGCTTGAAGATGAGCTAAATATTGAGCTTTTTATTCGACAAGGTAAGCGTTTGGTTAACATGACCGAACCAGGATTAGAGTTAGTCATAATCGCCGAGCGAATTTTAAATGAAATCAGTAATATTCGTCGGTTATCGACCTCATTTTCGACCAAAGATGAAGGTTCACTGGTTATCGCAACCACTCACTCGCAAGCGCGTTATATTCTGCCTAATGTAATCAAGTTATTTAGCGCTGAATTCCCTCAGGTTAATCTGATTATCAATCAAGCATCATCAGAGGATATCAGCCAGATGCTGCTTAACGGAGAAGCAGATATTGGTATTGATAAGCAAAAAATGGCCAGTAGTTCGATTGTGACCTATCCATTTTATCGTTGGCACTATGCGGTGATTGCGCCAAAGAGCCATCCATTAGCAGGCGAAAAGCAAATTACCTTAGCAATGCTTAACCGCTTACCGCTAATTACTTACCGTACTGGCGTATTTCCTCGCAATAGCATTGATGTGGCTTTTTCCTCGGCAGGCTTAGCTCCTAATATTATTTTAAGCGCCCAAGAGTCGGATGTGATTAAAGCTTATGTTGAAGCTGGACTTGGGATCGGTATTTTAGTTGATAAGATGTTTGATATTAAACACAATTCTCAACTTATTAAGATTGATAGCGAGCATCTGTTTTCATCACATATTGCCTGGATTGGTCTTAAACGTTATCAATTACAGCGTAACTATATTTGGCGCTTCATTCAATTGTGTAATCAAGAGCTGTCTATCAAACAGATCAAAGCGAGCGCACACGCTAGTGAGGATAAATGGCATACTATTGATTATCAAATTTAA
- a CDS encoding sulfate ABC transporter ATP-binding protein yields MGIVAQNINKQFGQFKALHNINFAIKQGELAALLGPSGCGKTTLLRLIAGLESITNGRIYFDHQDVTHLNAKQRDIGFVFQNYALFRHMTVADNVAFGLKMKPKALRHDASTIKQRVNELLELVKLDTLAARYPDQLSGGQRQRVALARALATKPKVLLLDEPFSALDAKVRKALRRWLRDFHHEINVTTIFVTHDQEEALEVADKVILMNNGQIEQIDTPQNVYKQPKTAFVAHFLGDVNLLHGHIDNNRLHLGNFVKDMRDQGSWHDQAVVAYVRPHEISVSALATGHDLIGKIMRLHTAGPTVFMEIALTNQSQNIDVSISYQEYQQNHLRIGDTVYLQLRLINIFVQDQLLEFMI; encoded by the coding sequence ATGGGTATCGTCGCACAAAACATCAACAAACAATTTGGTCAGTTTAAGGCTTTGCACAATATTAATTTTGCCATTAAGCAAGGAGAGCTAGCCGCATTGCTGGGCCCATCTGGCTGTGGCAAAACGACCTTATTACGGCTAATCGCTGGGTTAGAATCTATCACTAACGGGCGAATCTATTTTGATCATCAAGATGTCACGCATTTAAATGCCAAACAGCGGGATATTGGCTTTGTGTTTCAAAATTATGCTCTTTTTCGGCACATGACGGTTGCCGATAATGTTGCGTTTGGCCTAAAAATGAAACCCAAAGCGTTGCGGCATGATGCATCAACGATTAAACAACGGGTTAATGAGCTGCTTGAGCTAGTAAAACTTGATACATTAGCCGCTCGCTATCCAGATCAGCTATCTGGTGGTCAGCGCCAGCGCGTCGCATTGGCCCGTGCGTTAGCCACTAAACCTAAAGTACTACTGCTCGATGAGCCATTTAGTGCATTAGATGCTAAAGTTCGTAAAGCGTTACGACGCTGGTTACGAGACTTTCACCATGAGATTAATGTCACCACTATTTTTGTCACCCATGATCAAGAAGAAGCACTTGAAGTCGCCGATAAAGTTATTTTAATGAACAATGGTCAAATAGAACAAATCGATACTCCACAAAACGTCTACAAGCAACCTAAAACGGCTTTTGTTGCACATTTTCTAGGCGATGTGAATTTACTACATGGCCATATTGATAACAATCGTTTGCACCTAGGTAACTTTGTCAAAGACATGCGTGATCAGGGTAGTTGGCATGACCAAGCTGTCGTTGCCTATGTTCGCCCTCATGAAATCAGTGTATCGGCGCTAGCGACGGGGCATGATCTTATTGGTAAAATTATGCGCTTACATACTGCGGGCCCAACCGTATTTATGGAAATTGCTTTAACTAATCAGTCACAAAATATCGATGTTTCAATTAGCTATCAAGAGTATCAACAAAATCATTTACGAATAGGCGATACCGTCTATCTACAATTGCGCTTAATTAATATATTTGTGCAAGATCAATTGCTTGAATTTATGATTTAA
- the cysW gene encoding sulfate ABC transporter permease subunit CysW produces the protein MLFVLLLALPLFMVVAQGLANGWSAFWQVIMESDTRSAFKLTLLVTSIAVPLNIVFGISAAWVVTKYQFTGKQLLITIIDLPFSISPIVAGLIYVLLFGAQSWLYPYLQSVNIQIIYAIPGIILATIFVSVPFVARELIPIMQQQGTLDEEAATILGANGWQIFFYVTLPNIRWALMHGVVLCTARSLGEFGAVSIVSGHIRGYTTTLPLQIEILYNEYNIVAAFSVAILLLMMSFVLLLLRQWTEYRLSQDISTHQ, from the coding sequence ATGCTATTTGTACTGTTACTTGCCTTACCATTATTTATGGTAGTTGCACAAGGGTTAGCAAATGGCTGGAGTGCTTTTTGGCAAGTAATAATGGAATCAGATACCCGATCAGCCTTTAAATTAACGCTACTGGTAACCAGCATTGCGGTACCACTAAATATCGTCTTTGGCATTAGTGCAGCTTGGGTTGTTACCAAATATCAGTTTACAGGTAAACAGCTATTAATAACGATTATTGATCTGCCTTTTTCTATCTCACCAATTGTTGCTGGATTAATTTATGTACTACTTTTTGGTGCACAAAGTTGGTTATATCCTTATTTACAAAGCGTTAATATTCAAATTATTTATGCTATCCCTGGCATTATATTAGCAACGATTTTTGTTTCGGTGCCTTTTGTCGCGCGTGAGTTGATCCCTATTATGCAGCAACAAGGAACGTTAGATGAAGAGGCGGCGACGATACTTGGAGCGAATGGCTGGCAAATCTTTTTCTATGTCACGTTACCCAATATCCGCTGGGCATTAATGCACGGCGTTGTTTTATGTACCGCAAGATCATTAGGCGAGTTTGGTGCGGTATCTATTGTCTCTGGGCATATTCGCGGCTACACCACTACCTTACCATTGCAAATCGAAATTTTATATAACGAATATAATATTGTTGCTGCTTTTAGTGTCGCAATCTTATTGCTTATGATGTCCTTTGTGCTGCTTTTATTGAGGCAGTGGACTGAATACCGTTTATCTCAAGATATTTCAACACATCAATAA
- the cysT gene encoding sulfate ABC transporter permease subunit CysT, with protein MSAILSNKTVRIIPGFNLTLGFTLTYISIIVLIPLFCLFLYSTQLSLPGWIKLMSSKQFLIALSLSLTTSLASALLNSFIGLLFAWVLVRYRFCGRKLIDNCIDMPFALPTAVAGIALTAIYAKNGPIGQFFAFKIAYTPIGITLALLFVTLPFVVRTLQPVIADLPREQEEAASILGATPRQTFIYVILPAILPAWLTGFTLAFARGIGEYGSVVFIAGNIPYKTEILPLLIVTKLDQYAYEAASAIGICMLIMAFILLLIMNLIQRRLNRALTKVN; from the coding sequence ATGTCAGCAATATTATCAAACAAAACAGTTCGAATCATACCCGGTTTCAACCTAACACTAGGGTTTACCTTGACATATATCAGCATCATTGTGTTAATCCCGCTATTTTGCCTATTTCTTTACTCGACACAATTATCCTTACCGGGGTGGATAAAATTAATGAGTAGTAAACAGTTTTTAATTGCGCTGTCGTTATCGTTAACAACCTCATTAGCTAGCGCACTGCTAAATAGTTTTATTGGTTTACTATTTGCGTGGGTACTTGTCCGTTACCGTTTTTGCGGGCGCAAACTGATCGATAACTGCATTGATATGCCTTTTGCTTTACCAACAGCGGTTGCCGGTATTGCACTTACTGCTATTTATGCTAAAAACGGACCGATAGGGCAGTTTTTTGCCTTTAAAATTGCCTATACTCCAATTGGCATTACCTTGGCACTATTATTTGTGACATTACCCTTTGTCGTGCGCACACTACAGCCAGTGATTGCCGATTTACCCCGCGAGCAGGAAGAAGCTGCAAGCATTTTAGGCGCAACACCAAGGCAAACTTTTATTTATGTCATTTTACCTGCCATCTTACCTGCTTGGCTTACTGGTTTTACCTTAGCGTTTGCCAGAGGAATAGGCGAGTACGGCTCCGTAGTCTTTATTGCGGGTAATATCCCTTATAAAACCGAAATCCTACCATTATTAATTGTTACCAAATTGGACCAATATGCTTATGAAGCAGCATCTGCAATTGGTATTTGTATGCTTATTATGGCGTTTATTTTGCTATTAATCATGAATCTAATTCAGCGTCGGCTTAATCGTGCGCTAACTAAGGTCAATTAA
- a CDS encoding sulfate ABC transporter substrate-binding protein produces the protein MPRILIILSRILVILFTAVSNHNAWSVELLNVSYDPTRELYKAYNQAFIQHWQNETGEQLSINNAHGGSGKQARAVIDGLPADVVTLALAGDIDALNRYRPLIDKQWQTKRPNDSTPYTSTVVFLVRKGNPKHINDWDDLIKEGVEVITPNPKTSGGARWNFLAAWAYAKTQYGSDEQAQQFVSRLYQHAPILDTGSRSATISFVQRELGDVLIAWENEAYLALAEQGGEQLEIITPSISILAQPPVAVVDHVVDAKGTRKQAQAYLDYLYSDEAQHIIAKNYYRPINPTILSQYSIQFPPLKLVTIDEFFGGWQNVQKIYFDEGAIFDSIFEQINE, from the coding sequence ATGCCGCGCATCTTAATTATATTATCGCGAATACTGGTAATACTCTTTACCGCTGTGTCTAACCATAACGCATGGTCAGTTGAATTACTTAATGTCTCTTATGATCCGACGCGTGAGCTTTATAAAGCTTATAATCAAGCCTTTATTCAGCACTGGCAAAATGAAACGGGCGAACAGCTAAGTATCAACAATGCGCATGGCGGGTCAGGTAAGCAAGCACGAGCAGTCATTGATGGCTTACCAGCTGATGTGGTGACATTAGCGTTAGCGGGTGATATTGATGCATTAAATCGTTATCGGCCACTTATTGATAAACAGTGGCAAACTAAGCGACCGAATGACAGTACACCTTATACTTCAACTGTGGTTTTTTTGGTGCGCAAAGGTAATCCTAAGCATATTAACGATTGGGATGATTTAATCAAAGAGGGCGTTGAAGTTATCACACCCAATCCTAAAACATCCGGTGGAGCGCGTTGGAACTTTTTGGCCGCCTGGGCTTATGCTAAAACGCAATATGGTAGCGACGAACAAGCCCAACAATTTGTTAGCAGGCTTTATCAACATGCACCGATTTTAGACACCGGATCGCGAAGTGCCACGATTAGCTTTGTGCAGCGTGAGCTGGGTGATGTATTAATTGCGTGGGAGAACGAAGCTTATCTCGCGCTTGCAGAGCAAGGTGGCGAGCAGTTAGAGATCATCACCCCGTCAATCTCGATTTTAGCCCAGCCGCCAGTTGCTGTTGTCGATCATGTCGTTGATGCCAAAGGAACCCGCAAACAGGCACAAGCTTACCTTGATTATCTTTATAGTGATGAAGCACAACATATCATTGCTAAAAACTATTATCGCCCGATTAATCCGACGATTTTATCGCAATATTCAATACAATTTCCGCCACTAAAATTGGTGACTATCGATGAGTTTTTTGGCGGCTGGCAAAACGTCCAAAAAATCTATTTTGATGAGGGTGCAATATTTGACAGCATATTTGAACAAATAAATGAATGA
- the fruA gene encoding PTS fructose transporter subunit IIBC, whose protein sequence is MNIYIVKASQLGPVNGRLANAELALAAKELNITLVNKIDLADVTILMGQGDTADVSIIGKKVYTVANLDEVYADPKKVLLDAPTQAVIYERSMQVTPTRSNSETKRIVAITACPTGVAHTFMAAEAIEAEAKKRGWWCKVETRGSVGVGNELTAEDVASADIVIVACDIDVDLSKFAGKLMYRTKTGPALKKTAQEFDKAFNEAVIYQPISSTTSSVTSQEKKNAYKHLLTGVSYMLPMVVAGGLIVALSFAVGGILQEGALAQALGKIGGGTALALMVPVLAGYISFSIADRPGLVPGLIGGMLATSIGAGFLGGIVAGYLAGYLTLLLIKTIKLPQSLEALKPILILPLLSSLIVGLAMIFILGEPIAYIMKALEAWLSGMQTANAVILGAILGGMMCIDMGGPINKVAYAFGVGLLSAQQYAPMAAVMAGGMVPPLAMSLATFIARNKFSKAEQESGKAAFVLGLCFISEGAIPFAARDPLRVLPSCVIGGAITGGMSLAFGSQLMAPHGGLFVLAIPGAITPVFGYLLSIVVGSVVAAVIYAVIKRPDAKVEQEVMA, encoded by the coding sequence ATGAACATATATATTGTTAAGGCAAGCCAACTTGGCCCAGTAAATGGACGCTTGGCAAACGCAGAGTTAGCCTTAGCTGCAAAAGAGTTGAATATTACACTTGTTAATAAAATTGATTTAGCCGATGTGACGATTTTAATGGGGCAAGGAGATACAGCCGATGTCAGCATTATTGGTAAAAAAGTCTACACTGTCGCTAACTTAGATGAAGTGTACGCTGATCCTAAAAAAGTATTATTAGATGCGCCAACTCAAGCGGTCATTTACGAACGCTCAATGCAAGTTACGCCGACTAGATCAAATAGTGAAACCAAACGTATTGTTGCGATAACCGCTTGCCCAACGGGCGTCGCACATACATTTATGGCGGCAGAGGCCATTGAAGCAGAAGCGAAAAAACGTGGTTGGTGGTGTAAAGTAGAAACCCGTGGATCAGTAGGGGTGGGCAATGAGCTAACGGCAGAAGATGTGGCCTCTGCAGATATTGTGATAGTTGCCTGTGATATTGATGTTGATTTAAGTAAGTTTGCTGGCAAACTGATGTATCGCACCAAAACTGGGCCAGCACTAAAAAAGACCGCCCAAGAGTTTGATAAAGCGTTTAACGAAGCCGTTATTTATCAACCCATTTCATCGACAACATCATCCGTTACCTCCCAAGAAAAGAAAAATGCCTATAAACATTTGTTAACGGGTGTCTCTTATATGCTACCGATGGTGGTTGCCGGTGGGCTTATCGTTGCATTATCATTCGCGGTAGGCGGGATCTTGCAAGAAGGTGCATTAGCCCAGGCTCTTGGTAAAATTGGTGGTGGAACTGCGCTTGCCTTAATGGTTCCGGTTCTGGCTGGTTATATTTCATTTTCGATTGCGGATCGTCCCGGTTTAGTTCCTGGTTTAATCGGTGGAATGCTTGCCACATCAATTGGCGCAGGATTTTTAGGTGGCATTGTAGCGGGCTATTTAGCGGGCTACTTAACGTTATTACTAATTAAAACAATTAAGCTGCCCCAAAGCCTTGAAGCATTAAAACCAATTTTGATTCTACCGCTTTTATCAAGCTTAATCGTTGGTTTAGCGATGATATTTATATTAGGCGAGCCAATTGCCTATATAATGAAAGCATTAGAAGCTTGGCTCAGCGGGATGCAAACCGCTAATGCGGTTATACTTGGTGCAATTTTAGGCGGGATGATGTGCATTGATATGGGCGGGCCAATTAATAAAGTCGCCTATGCCTTTGGTGTTGGTTTACTTAGTGCTCAGCAATATGCACCGATGGCCGCTGTAATGGCGGGCGGAATGGTACCGCCATTAGCAATGAGTTTAGCCACTTTTATTGCACGCAATAAATTTAGCAAAGCAGAACAAGAAAGTGGCAAAGCGGCATTCGTGCTCGGTTTATGCTTTATTTCTGAAGGGGCGATCCCATTTGCTGCCAGAGATCCACTGCGGGTACTGCCTAGTTGCGTTATTGGTGGTGCCATTACGGGCGGAATGTCATTAGCATTTGGTTCACAATTAATGGCGCCACATGGTGGGTTATTTGTACTGGCAATTCCAGGTGCTATTACGCCAGTTTTCGGTTATCTATTATCGATTGTCGTAGGTTCTGTTGTGGCGGCGGTTATTTACGCGGTGATTAAACGACCTGATGCTAAAGTTGAGCAAGAAGTGATGGCTTAA
- the fruK gene encoding 1-phosphofructokinase, with protein sequence MANKIATFTLNPAYDLLGFCPKIELGDVNLVKTTGLLPAGKGINVAKVLCDLNHKVTASGFLGKTNNDGFTALFSALNLDNKFQLVEGRTRINVKLTEQNSDVTDLNFSGFTVSKNDWQQFVEQSLIWLADFDMVIISGSLPEGIALDDFTHWIENVKRICPKIIFDSSRSALIAGLKAKPWLIKPNDKELEMLVGHPLPTQTDIKGAAMSIVEQGIDNVIVSLGSKGALWVTKHESWLAKPPRCEVVSTVGAGDSMVAGLVHGLLSNYSIKDTLVFASAIAALSVSQPGVGVSDQAKLNRILEKIDVMAG encoded by the coding sequence ATGGCGAACAAAATTGCTACATTTACCTTAAATCCGGCTTACGACTTGCTTGGATTTTGTCCCAAAATTGAATTAGGTGATGTTAACTTAGTTAAAACAACAGGATTATTACCCGCCGGTAAAGGTATTAATGTTGCTAAAGTACTTTGTGATTTAAATCATAAAGTCACTGCTAGTGGTTTTCTCGGTAAAACTAACAATGATGGTTTTACCGCGTTATTTTCTGCATTAAATCTAGATAATAAATTTCAGCTAGTTGAAGGTCGAACACGGATTAATGTTAAGTTAACCGAACAAAATAGCGATGTTACGGATCTTAATTTTTCCGGTTTTACCGTTAGTAAAAACGATTGGCAGCAATTTGTTGAGCAGTCACTGATATGGTTGGCTGATTTTGACATGGTCATTATTAGTGGTAGCTTGCCTGAGGGGATCGCTTTAGACGATTTTACTCACTGGATTGAAAACGTCAAACGCATCTGTCCAAAGATTATCTTTGATAGTAGCCGCTCAGCGCTTATAGCGGGTTTAAAAGCTAAGCCATGGTTAATTAAACCAAATGACAAAGAACTCGAAATGCTAGTGGGCCACCCTTTGCCAACGCAGACAGATATTAAGGGGGCCGCAATGAGCATTGTAGAACAAGGCATTGATAACGTAATCGTATCACTTGGGAGCAAAGGTGCGTTATGGGTCACTAAGCATGAATCATGGCTAGCAAAGCCGCCTAGGTGCGAAGTGGTGAGTACAGTTGGAGCCGGCGACTCGATGGTTGCAGGGCTGGTTCATGGTTTACTATCAAACTATTCAATTAAAGATACGCTCGTTTTTGCATCGGCGATTGCCGCGTTATCGGTTAGTCAACCGGGTGTCGGCGTATCCGATCAAGCAAAACTAAATCGTATTCTTGAAAAAATAGACGTAATGGCAGGATAG
- the fruB gene encoding fused PTS fructose transporter subunit IIA/HPr protein, with translation MLQLTKDDIYLDQQADNKQDAIKKIANALTQHQLVEQGYVDGMLAREAQAATYLGSGIAIPHGTTTTRHLVKKTGVQVFYFPAGVVWGDDGEKAYIAIGIAASSDEHLTILRQLTHVLGDDDVEDRIKHIKTVDDVIALLTGQHKEVVNENILSDELILLDIPADSLDMLQALNVSRLKRFNAINTDFIAQSLEQKPCYLGQGVWLNDGNEGNQKDAIAISRTSNTIHEADKPVKLLITVSAKTNALDAIINRLAEMSYHQQLAQLHSATKTQIHQLLVKQDLTTENQDNAVNNEQRTNIASDANKVSITAEFTVTNPHGLHTRPASVLVKLVKQFTSSITVANLDGNANPVSATSLMKIVAIGAKKGSRLQFIANGEDAKQAIEAIGKAINDGLGE, from the coding sequence ATGCTCCAGCTCACAAAAGATGATATCTATCTTGATCAACAAGCTGATAATAAACAAGACGCTATCAAAAAAATAGCTAATGCATTGACTCAACACCAACTTGTCGAGCAAGGGTATGTTGATGGTATGTTGGCGCGCGAAGCGCAGGCTGCCACTTATCTTGGTAGCGGTATCGCTATTCCCCATGGTACAACAACCACCCGCCATTTAGTAAAAAAAACTGGCGTACAGGTTTTTTATTTTCCTGCTGGCGTTGTTTGGGGCGATGATGGCGAAAAAGCCTATATTGCAATTGGCATAGCGGCAAGTTCAGATGAACATTTAACTATTTTACGTCAATTAACCCATGTTCTAGGCGATGATGATGTAGAAGATCGCATAAAACACATTAAAACGGTCGATGATGTTATCGCCTTACTTACCGGTCAACATAAAGAAGTGGTTAATGAAAATATCTTATCAGATGAACTTATTTTATTAGATATTCCTGCTGATAGTTTGGATATGTTACAAGCCCTCAATGTGTCAAGATTAAAACGTTTTAATGCCATCAATACCGATTTTATTGCTCAGTCACTTGAGCAAAAACCGTGTTATCTTGGTCAGGGTGTTTGGTTAAATGACGGTAATGAAGGTAACCAAAAAGATGCTATTGCAATTAGTCGAACGAGCAATACTATTCATGAGGCAGATAAACCCGTTAAATTGCTTATTACCGTGTCAGCTAAAACCAATGCGCTTGATGCAATAATTAACCGATTGGCTGAAATGAGTTATCATCAACAATTAGCTCAGCTACATAGCGCCACTAAAACACAAATCCATCAGCTACTAGTAAAACAAGACTTAACCACCGAAAATCAAGACAACGCAGTCAATAACGAACAACGTACTAATATAGCAAGTGATGCTAATAAGGTATCAATTACGGCTGAATTCACCGTTACCAATCCTCATGGCTTACATACCAGGCCCGCTTCTGTATTGGTTAAACTCGTTAAACAGTTTACTAGTAGTATCACCGTTGCAAATCTAGATGGCAATGCTAATCCCGTTAGTGCAACTAGTCTGATGAAAATAGTGGCAATTGGTGCCAAAAAAGGTAGCCGATTACAATTTATTGCCAATGGCGAGGATGCAAAACAAGCGATTGAAGCCATTGGTAAAGCAATTAATGATGGATTAGGAGAGTAA
- the cra gene encoding catabolite repressor/activator, protein MKLEQIAQLAGVSRTTASYVINGKAKQYRVSDKTIAKVMEVVKKYNFQPNAVAAGLRVGKTNSIGLIIPDLENISYTKIANHLEHRARQAGYQLLISCSEDDMEIEKQCILHLKQRHVDAIIVSSSFIADHAFYDNWDNNLIPILALDRPLSATKFSSILGTDQIDAHALTKEFIKYIDDSIVYIGALPDMTISHAREEGFNDAIGGKHKTVSYLYAKDYTRNSAAELFYQYLENHSVPQALFLTSFSLLQGVIDAILSLHGALPKNMVIATFGDSELLDFLPCKVISLAQNHKRIAEITVETLLVNLNNQNTYQPGHTKIKRNLHYRGRFNQKLLS, encoded by the coding sequence ATGAAATTAGAGCAAATAGCACAGTTAGCAGGTGTTTCAAGAACCACAGCTAGTTATGTTATAAATGGTAAAGCAAAGCAATACCGCGTCAGCGACAAAACGATTGCAAAAGTGATGGAAGTTGTAAAAAAATATAACTTTCAACCAAATGCGGTTGCTGCAGGTTTAAGAGTTGGTAAAACCAATTCAATTGGCTTAATCATTCCCGATCTAGAAAACATCAGCTACACTAAAATTGCCAACCATTTAGAACACAGAGCGCGTCAAGCTGGCTATCAATTACTTATTTCCTGTTCTGAAGACGATATGGAAATTGAAAAACAGTGTATATTACATCTCAAGCAGCGACATGTTGACGCGATTATTGTGTCGTCTTCATTTATCGCTGATCACGCTTTTTATGATAACTGGGACAATAATCTCATCCCGATATTAGCCCTAGATAGACCGCTATCAGCGACTAAATTTAGCAGTATTTTAGGTACCGACCAAATTGATGCTCACGCATTAACTAAAGAGTTCATTAAATATATAGACGACAGTATTGTTTATATTGGTGCACTGCCTGATATGACAATTAGCCATGCTAGGGAAGAAGGTTTTAACGATGCTATTGGTGGTAAACATAAAACAGTAAGTTACCTATATGCAAAAGATTATACACGAAACTCTGCGGCAGAACTATTTTATCAATATTTAGAAAATCATTCAGTACCACAAGCCCTGTTTTTAACTTCATTTTCACTGTTACAGGGCGTGATTGATGCCATCTTAAGCCTACACGGAGCATTACCAAAAAATATGGTCATTGCAACATTTGGTGATAGTGAGTTACTTGATTTTTTACCTTGCAAAGTGATCAGTTTAGCTCAAAACCATAAACGAATTGCCGAAATAACGGTGGAGACACTACTGGTTAATCTTAATAATCAAAATACTTATCAACCAGGGCATACCAAAATTAAACGGAATCTCCACTATCGAGGCCGCTTTAATCAAAAACTATTATCTTAG
- the ybgF gene encoding tol-pal system protein YbgF → MYKKIILLFVLSLPFYSYADSELERIVEAQGQLLTDSQQKISNLQDEVDQLRGQLEQTAYQLNQTIERQKTILQQLNNQAPVQQNVTANNSSTLSGWSASGNDKDDYNFIIKFVMSGKEPKDSITALQQFLKDYPKSTYSANVNYWLGQLCYNQGRKDDASFYYATVVKNFPKSPKAADSLYKVGLILLEKGDKVKAKAVFKQVINQYPNDKKTIASANSKLATLG, encoded by the coding sequence ATGTATAAAAAAATTATATTATTGTTCGTGCTATCTTTGCCATTTTATAGTTATGCTGACTCAGAACTAGAGCGCATCGTTGAAGCACAAGGGCAATTGTTAACTGATTCTCAACAAAAAATTAGTAACTTACAAGATGAAGTCGATCAGTTACGCGGGCAATTGGAACAAACTGCTTACCAGTTGAATCAAACAATTGAGCGGCAAAAAACAATTTTACAACAACTCAATAATCAAGCTCCTGTTCAGCAAAATGTTACCGCAAATAACAGTTCAACATTATCTGGTTGGTCTGCATCTGGCAATGATAAAGATGATTATAATTTTATCATCAAGTTTGTGATGAGTGGTAAAGAGCCAAAAGACTCAATAACTGCGCTCCAGCAGTTTTTAAAAGATTATCCTAAGTCGACATATTCTGCCAATGTCAATTATTGGTTAGGTCAGCTTTGCTATAACCAAGGTAGAAAAGATGATGCTTCATTTTATTATGCAACAGTAGTAAAAAATTTTCCTAAATCACCTAAAGCGGCGGATAGCTTATATAAAGTTGGACTTATTTTGCTGGAAAAAGGTGATAAAGTTAAAGCTAAAGCGGTATTTAAACAAGTTATCAATCAGTACCCTAATGATAAAAAGACGATCGCGTCAGCAAATAGTAAGCTGGCAACACTAGGTTGA